The following are encoded in a window of Pseudomonas graminis genomic DNA:
- a CDS encoding dermonecrotic toxin domain-containing protein produces MSPTFDLIAVVSQRPTLHDVALRQLHAALQRQFPNLEIDPEICVITRTASDGSQRTETLFRNLQQAFLTGKTPLWRSETNTLVIDPAVQDATPTPIDFDQLNILVDTVALALNEQFQQALMDFWEAPTADGQSPWAGLSDALKKGYLRALNDTPALHKNEGDFLRPIAYFPDQTQRNFMLSIDKVHADDVVRACIPQAVDASSPASVLPVLAATGVWGGTEMFFTWQSPGVIVRHGSLADLMASLGRSPSATQAEAWTLREVEGDLFSALAQSMLALQLQQVARLDHPDAEDFAELDRRMAAATDITPFLLPVVPGLESPETLPDWLRKASVADRMDFSRRMIALASAPAGAASTFNEDIPPLLDYASQQLQREMLADHPEAADLLIADLDVVIRKVVAAAIPGGGQVVTAGLVEPVRMSLAEFALENLSGEPAGALQVVHRDGTPAPDWFSADYLRLLVCQVDIGRHYPALLKRVLVTDPDESARRQAAYIDPLRAQLPLQALELKIRHEAHFCDSAYQRVAALVQPPEQRPSALRDTTLRPLAFLATVGRTADVVANTFVISDRDTAAGPVVLYRPFSRQSLIEFESWGALRAAIVEPGELQDDVLTWMDDHARQVYANGGFDQPHIVRFGQGSEFAPLETPPPAQLAVDEVVGDPLVALFKANAAALVELADRQSTSNAESRWALLKRGGWLALETLMPFVSGPVGNALWLVQMMNEAQGALASERNATDRDREESMGNLLLTVAMLLLHSTQANRVLPARGRSAGVARPNLADLLAAPSPTLAPEPTPVAEPDPLPGTVRTQLDFSWSRADLSLTAAQQVALQAFEVRPAPLLPEPSGAAGTQGLYKLNGAWYARIDGAVYRVQVSDHVQIIDPRNDELTGPWLARESEVWRLDLGLRLRGGGPKRSARQLALENAARLKLAIAEKSELLKRQNDLYIRIVENDNRIDALPLERHHEITSLLETDIRAVMEIIDRKNAIDQSLRPADRTPDKTYAKDLQGIVRRICLLEGVLLSDMLIVAKEELARMRAVSGILSLENVGIYLGLFEKSLVLQESGVHWALVREGLWQRLREVPKVGEAYWRTEALEFYNNRMFSLVDWRASRMWSSLELCFSAETILDTHRAVTLKRMLNDDSLHSALSSQAELERPHDYTIAEQIAVLESSLREYDRASIVALAAFESEPELVDPPHFHRFFEDLSAISDRAEHRLSDLIRESEEPAETPAEYVPRLKQTRKRVIKTRGHRTLIGRLREGEEPSLGEVVEVKAATGDRVVGAYHQHAEGEWVEIEEQPRKLGNRDSIVPLAELMRRSRALLDRVEPEIASAVRQSRRANEPEDMEDILVQKADKLGELAEKLQIHLEDPHAVDGKGESVQPLLDEMRVAEQRFREQGRQLRIEMIKRQPPTASRVSYLDRQHEVRIARVDGRKNMSGSRRNDFVQEYAIRDKDDHLLWWAHFHYASEDAASDAFTAAHLKLPDQRLMGYRAMLKAAKDNKEVVSIYRSAIGKELAHRLFLHLAE; encoded by the coding sequence ATGAGCCCAACCTTTGACCTGATCGCTGTGGTTTCACAGCGCCCGACGTTGCATGACGTCGCGCTTCGGCAGCTGCATGCCGCACTGCAACGACAATTCCCGAACCTTGAAATCGATCCCGAGATTTGCGTCATCACCCGAACCGCCTCCGATGGCAGTCAGCGCACGGAAACGCTGTTCAGAAATCTGCAGCAGGCATTCCTGACGGGCAAGACTCCACTCTGGCGCTCCGAGACCAACACACTTGTCATCGATCCCGCCGTACAGGACGCGACCCCGACGCCCATCGATTTCGATCAGCTGAATATTCTGGTCGATACGGTTGCTCTGGCGCTGAACGAACAGTTCCAGCAGGCGCTGATGGATTTCTGGGAAGCGCCGACTGCCGATGGGCAGAGCCCTTGGGCGGGGCTGTCTGATGCACTGAAGAAGGGCTATCTGCGAGCGTTGAACGACACCCCGGCGCTGCACAAAAACGAGGGCGATTTCCTTCGTCCCATCGCTTATTTTCCCGACCAGACCCAACGCAATTTCATGCTGAGTATCGACAAGGTCCATGCGGACGATGTCGTTCGTGCCTGCATCCCCCAGGCAGTGGATGCTTCCTCACCGGCGTCAGTGCTGCCCGTGCTGGCAGCGACCGGCGTGTGGGGCGGCACGGAGATGTTTTTCACTTGGCAGTCGCCGGGTGTCATCGTCAGGCATGGTTCGCTGGCTGATCTGATGGCCAGCCTCGGTAGGTCTCCGTCAGCCACCCAGGCCGAGGCCTGGACGCTGCGCGAGGTTGAGGGTGACCTGTTCAGTGCGCTGGCCCAGTCGATGCTGGCCCTCCAGCTGCAGCAGGTTGCCCGACTTGACCACCCCGACGCTGAGGATTTTGCCGAGCTCGATCGCCGTATGGCCGCCGCTACCGACATCACGCCTTTTCTGCTCCCCGTCGTTCCGGGCCTGGAAAGCCCCGAAACGCTTCCAGACTGGTTGCGCAAGGCCAGCGTCGCCGACCGCATGGATTTCAGCCGTCGAATGATTGCGTTGGCGAGCGCTCCAGCGGGCGCAGCAAGCACGTTCAACGAAGACATTCCGCCGTTGCTCGATTACGCCAGTCAGCAACTGCAGCGCGAAATGCTCGCCGATCACCCGGAGGCCGCAGATCTGCTGATCGCCGATCTGGACGTCGTTATCCGCAAAGTGGTCGCCGCCGCGATTCCCGGCGGTGGTCAGGTGGTCACCGCAGGCCTGGTCGAACCGGTCCGCATGAGCCTCGCCGAGTTTGCGCTGGAGAATCTTTCCGGCGAGCCGGCCGGTGCACTGCAGGTGGTGCACAGGGACGGCACCCCAGCGCCTGACTGGTTCAGCGCCGATTATCTGCGGCTGCTGGTGTGTCAGGTGGACATCGGCCGCCACTACCCAGCGCTGCTGAAACGGGTGCTGGTCACTGACCCCGACGAGTCCGCCAGGCGCCAGGCGGCGTACATCGACCCGCTTCGTGCTCAACTGCCCCTGCAGGCGCTGGAGCTGAAAATCCGTCACGAGGCGCATTTTTGTGACAGCGCCTATCAGCGTGTGGCCGCCCTCGTGCAGCCTCCGGAGCAACGCCCTTCAGCGCTGCGCGACACGACCCTGCGTCCGCTGGCCTTCCTCGCAACGGTTGGCAGGACGGCCGATGTGGTCGCAAACACCTTCGTGATCAGTGACCGCGATACGGCCGCGGGCCCGGTGGTGCTGTATCGACCGTTTTCCCGTCAGTCGCTGATCGAATTCGAATCCTGGGGCGCCCTGCGCGCGGCCATCGTCGAACCCGGAGAGCTTCAGGACGACGTACTGACCTGGATGGACGATCACGCGCGGCAGGTGTACGCCAATGGCGGCTTCGATCAGCCGCACATCGTGCGCTTCGGCCAGGGTTCGGAGTTCGCGCCGCTGGAGACACCACCGCCTGCACAGCTGGCCGTCGACGAGGTCGTCGGCGACCCGCTGGTTGCACTGTTCAAGGCCAATGCAGCAGCGCTGGTCGAGCTGGCGGACAGGCAGTCCACCTCCAACGCAGAAAGTCGCTGGGCCTTGCTCAAGCGCGGTGGCTGGCTGGCGCTGGAGACCCTCATGCCGTTTGTCTCCGGCCCCGTCGGCAATGCGCTGTGGCTGGTGCAGATGATGAACGAGGCGCAAGGGGCCCTGGCCTCTGAGCGCAATGCCACTGACCGTGATCGTGAAGAATCCATGGGCAATTTACTGCTCACCGTGGCGATGTTGCTGCTGCATAGCACCCAGGCTAATCGTGTCCTCCCGGCGCGCGGGCGATCAGCAGGGGTAGCTCGGCCGAATCTGGCAGACCTGCTGGCTGCACCCAGTCCGACCCTTGCCCCGGAGCCAACGCCTGTAGCAGAGCCCGACCCGCTGCCCGGCACAGTGAGAACCCAACTGGATTTTTCCTGGTCGCGCGCCGATCTGAGCCTCACGGCTGCCCAGCAGGTTGCGCTGCAGGCGTTTGAAGTCCGGCCAGCGCCTTTGCTGCCGGAGCCATCAGGCGCCGCTGGCACCCAAGGGCTGTATAAGCTGAATGGCGCGTGGTACGCGCGCATTGATGGTGCGGTGTACAGGGTTCAGGTGAGCGACCACGTGCAGATTATCGACCCGCGAAACGATGAACTCACCGGGCCCTGGCTTGCGCGTGAGAGTGAGGTCTGGCGTCTCGACCTTGGGCTGCGCCTTCGCGGCGGCGGCCCCAAGCGCAGCGCCCGGCAACTCGCGCTGGAAAACGCCGCCCGACTCAAGCTGGCCATCGCGGAAAAGTCCGAGCTGCTCAAGCGCCAGAACGATCTTTACATCAGGATTGTGGAGAACGACAACCGTATCGATGCCCTGCCGCTCGAAAGGCACCATGAGATCACTTCGTTGCTGGAAACAGACATCCGCGCCGTGATGGAGATCATCGACCGCAAAAATGCTATCGACCAGTCATTGCGTCCTGCCGATCGCACCCCTGACAAAACCTATGCCAAGGACCTGCAGGGCATCGTCAGGCGGATCTGTCTGCTGGAAGGCGTGCTGCTCAGCGACATGCTCATCGTCGCCAAAGAAGAATTGGCCCGGATGCGCGCCGTGTCCGGGATTCTCTCTCTCGAGAATGTCGGGATCTATCTGGGGCTGTTCGAGAAGTCGCTGGTGCTGCAAGAGAGCGGAGTGCACTGGGCGCTGGTCAGGGAAGGGCTGTGGCAGCGGTTGCGCGAGGTGCCGAAAGTCGGCGAGGCATACTGGCGCACGGAAGCGCTGGAGTTTTACAACAACAGGATGTTCTCCCTCGTTGATTGGCGCGCCAGTCGCATGTGGTCGTCCCTCGAACTGTGTTTCAGCGCCGAGACCATTCTGGACACCCACAGGGCGGTGACGCTCAAGCGCATGCTCAACGACGACTCGCTGCACTCGGCGCTGAGCTCTCAGGCCGAGCTGGAAAGGCCACACGATTACACGATCGCCGAACAGATCGCTGTGCTGGAAAGCTCCCTCAGGGAATATGACCGGGCCTCGATCGTCGCCCTGGCCGCCTTCGAGAGCGAGCCCGAGCTGGTCGATCCCCCGCACTTCCACCGATTCTTCGAGGACCTGTCGGCGATTTCCGACCGTGCCGAGCACCGGCTTTCGGACCTGATCCGCGAGAGCGAGGAGCCCGCCGAGACGCCTGCGGAATATGTCCCGAGGCTCAAGCAGACACGCAAGCGGGTAATCAAAACCCGAGGGCACCGCACGTTGATCGGCCGATTGCGTGAAGGCGAGGAGCCTTCACTGGGTGAAGTCGTGGAGGTCAAGGCGGCCACCGGTGATCGGGTGGTCGGCGCGTACCACCAGCACGCGGAGGGGGAATGGGTCGAAATCGAGGAACAGCCACGCAAGCTGGGCAATCGCGACAGCATCGTCCCACTGGCAGAGCTCATGCGTCGAAGCCGCGCCCTGCTGGATCGGGTGGAGCCCGAGATTGCCAGCGCGGTGCGCCAGTCTCGCCGTGCCAATGAGCCCGAGGACATGGAAGACATCCTGGTGCAAAAGGCCGACAAATTAGGTGAGCTGGCGGAGAAGCTGCAGATTCATCTTGAAGATCCCCATGCGGTAGACGGCAAGGGTGAATCAGTACAGCCCCTGCTGGACGAAATGCGTGTCGCCGAACAGCGATTTCGCGAGCAGGGACGTCAGCTGCGTATCGAGATGATAAAGCGCCAGCCGCCGACGGCCAGTCGCGTCAGTTATCTGGATCGACAACATGAGGTGCGCATTGCCCGTGTCGACGGCCGAAAAAACATGTCGGGCAGTCGTCGCAACGATTTCGTGCAGGAATATGCGATCCGAGACAAGGATGACCACCTGCTGTGGTGGGCGCATTTTCACTACGCCAGCGAGGACGCGGCCTCGGATGCCTTCACCGCCGCCCACCTTAAACTGCCGGACCAGCGGCTGATGGGTTACAGGGCGATGCTCAAGGCGGCCAAGGACAACAAGGAAGTGGTGAGCATTTATCGCAGCGCCATCGGCAAGGAACTGGCGCACCGTCTGTTTCTGCATCTGGCCGAGTGA
- a CDS encoding MFS transporter, with translation MASNTGKGKAIFRVVSGNFLEMFDFMVYGFYATAIAKTFFPADSEFASLMLSLATFGAGFLMRPLGAIFLGAYIDHHGRKKGLVITLAMMAMGTVLIACVPGYATLGVAAPLLVLIGRLLQGFSAGVELGGVSVYLAEISTPGRKGFFVSWQSASQQAAVVFAGLLGVGLNHWLSPEDMGQWGWRVPFLIGCLIVPAIFVIRRSLEETPEFEARAQHHRPSLGEVVKSIGQNFGLVIAGMALVVMTTVSFYLITAYTPTFGKNELHLSDLDSLLVTVCVGISNFIWLPVMGALSDRIGRKPLLLAATILAIITAYPALSWLTANPSFGNLLMVELWLSFLYGSYNGAMVVSLTEIMPVEVRTTGFSLAYSLATATFGGFTPAACTYLIHVLDNKAAPGIWLSGAAVLGLIATLVLFRKGQTRIQGVTAVG, from the coding sequence ATGGCCTCGAACACGGGCAAAGGCAAGGCGATATTTCGCGTTGTCAGCGGCAACTTCCTTGAAATGTTTGACTTCATGGTCTACGGCTTCTACGCCACGGCCATCGCCAAAACCTTCTTCCCCGCCGACAGTGAATTCGCATCCTTGATGCTGTCGCTGGCGACCTTCGGCGCCGGCTTCCTCATGCGCCCGCTGGGTGCCATCTTCCTCGGTGCATACATCGACCACCACGGCCGGAAAAAAGGCCTGGTGATTACCTTGGCGATGATGGCCATGGGTACGGTATTGATCGCCTGCGTGCCGGGCTACGCGACCTTGGGCGTCGCCGCGCCGCTGCTGGTGCTGATCGGGCGTCTCCTGCAAGGCTTCTCGGCCGGGGTTGAGCTGGGCGGTGTGTCGGTGTACCTGGCGGAGATTTCCACGCCGGGCCGCAAGGGCTTCTTCGTTAGCTGGCAGTCGGCTAGCCAACAGGCGGCAGTGGTTTTCGCCGGTCTTTTGGGTGTTGGCCTGAACCACTGGCTGAGCCCGGAAGACATGGGTCAATGGGGCTGGCGTGTGCCGTTCCTGATCGGCTGCCTGATCGTTCCGGCGATCTTCGTGATTCGCCGTTCGCTGGAAGAAACCCCCGAGTTCGAAGCTCGTGCCCAACACCACCGCCCAAGCCTGGGCGAAGTGGTCAAGTCGATCGGTCAGAACTTCGGTCTGGTCATCGCCGGCATGGCGCTGGTGGTCATGACCACCGTGTCGTTTTACCTGATTACCGCTTACACCCCGACGTTCGGCAAAAACGAGCTGCACCTGTCTGATCTGGACAGCCTGCTGGTAACGGTCTGCGTGGGTATTTCCAACTTCATCTGGCTGCCGGTGATGGGCGCACTGTCGGACCGGATCGGCCGCAAGCCTCTGCTGCTGGCGGCGACCATTCTGGCAATCATCACGGCGTACCCTGCCCTGTCCTGGCTGACCGCCAACCCGAGTTTTGGCAACCTGCTGATGGTCGAGCTGTGGCTGTCCTTCCTGTACGGGTCGTACAACGGCGCGATGGTGGTTTCACTGACCGAAATCATGCCGGTCGAAGTGCGTACCACCGGCTTCTCCCTGGCTTACAGCCTGGCGACCGCGACGTTCGGCGGTTTCACGCCGGCGGCCTGTACGTACCTGATTCACGTGCTGGACAACAAAGCCGCACCGGGCATCTGGCTAAGCGGCGCGGCAGTGCTGGGCCTGATCGCCACGCTCGTGCTGTTCCGCAAGGGTCAGACGCGGATTCAAGGCGTGACGGCGGTCGGCTGA
- the sthA gene encoding Si-specific NAD(P)(+) transhydrogenase — protein sequence MAVYNYDVVVLGSGPAGEGAAMNAAKAGRKVAMVDSRRQVGGNCTHLGTIPSKALRHSVKQIIQFNTNPMFRAIGEPRWFSFPDVLKNAERVINKQVASRTAYYARNRVDVFFGTGSFADERSIDVVCNTGVVEKLVANQIIIATGSRPYRPADIDFSHKRIYDSDTILSLGHTPRKLIIYGAGVIGCEYASIFSGLGVEIELIDNRDQLLSFLDSEISQGLSYHFSNNNVMVRHNEEYERVEGLDNGVILHLKSGKKVKADALLWCNGRTGNTDKLGLENVGIKANGRGQIDVDEAYRTSQPNIYGAGDVIGWPSLASAAYDQGRSASGSAVDNGAWRFVNDVPTGIYTIPEISSIGQNEHDLTVAKVPYEVGKAFFKSMARAQISHEPVGMLKILFHRETLQILGVHCFGDQASEIVHIGQAIMNQPGEANTIKYFVNTTFNYPTMAEAYRVAAYDGLNRLF from the coding sequence ATGGCTGTCTACAACTACGACGTGGTAGTGCTGGGTTCGGGCCCGGCGGGTGAGGGCGCGGCGATGAACGCTGCCAAGGCCGGGCGTAAGGTGGCAATGGTCGACAGCCGTCGGCAGGTCGGCGGCAACTGCACCCACCTGGGCACGATCCCGTCGAAGGCCCTGCGTCACTCGGTTAAACAGATCATCCAGTTCAACACCAACCCGATGTTTCGCGCCATCGGTGAGCCACGCTGGTTTTCCTTCCCGGACGTCCTGAAGAACGCCGAGAGGGTCATCAACAAGCAAGTCGCATCACGCACCGCTTATTACGCCCGCAACCGTGTCGACGTGTTCTTCGGCACCGGCAGCTTCGCCGACGAGCGCAGCATCGACGTGGTATGCAACACCGGCGTCGTGGAAAAACTGGTTGCCAACCAGATCATCATCGCCACCGGCTCGCGGCCTTATCGCCCAGCTGATATCGACTTCTCCCACAAGCGCATCTACGACAGCGACACCATCCTCAGTCTGGGTCACACCCCGCGCAAACTGATCATCTACGGCGCGGGGGTTATTGGTTGCGAATACGCGTCGATCTTCAGCGGTCTCGGTGTAGAAATCGAACTGATCGACAACCGTGACCAGTTGCTGAGCTTCCTTGACTCGGAAATCTCCCAAGGCCTGAGCTATCACTTTAGCAACAACAACGTGATGGTGCGCCACAACGAGGAATACGAGCGCGTTGAAGGGCTGGACAACGGGGTGATCCTTCACCTCAAGTCCGGCAAAAAGGTCAAGGCCGACGCCTTGCTGTGGTGTAACGGCCGTACCGGCAACACCGACAAGCTGGGTCTGGAAAACGTCGGCATCAAGGCCAACGGTCGCGGGCAGATCGATGTCGACGAAGCCTATCGCACCAGCCAGCCGAACATTTATGGCGCTGGCGACGTGATCGGCTGGCCGAGTCTGGCCAGCGCGGCCTATGACCAGGGTCGTTCGGCGTCGGGCAGTGCGGTCGACAACGGCGCGTGGCGCTTCGTCAACGACGTGCCGACCGGGATCTACACCATCCCCGAGATCAGTTCCATCGGTCAGAACGAGCATGACCTGACCGTGGCCAAAGTCCCGTACGAAGTGGGCAAGGCGTTTTTCAAGAGCATGGCTCGCGCGCAGATTTCCCACGAGCCGGTTGGCATGCTGAAAATCCTGTTTCACCGCGAAACGCTGCAGATCCTCGGCGTGCACTGCTTCGGCGACCAGGCATCGGAGATCGTGCACATCGGTCAGGCGATCATGAACCAGCCCGGCGAGGCGAACACGATCAAGTACTTCGTCAACACCACGTTTAACTACCCGACCATGGCCGAGGCCTATCGGGTAGCGGCATATGACGGTCTGAACCGGCTTTTTTGA
- a CDS encoding PilZ domain-containing protein: MPTLDEEERREYYRIEDSVALEINRIAGPGTGEEPGHHDTSTLFDLLSELHVAEFESQHLLRQLDDRDRTTNSFLRAMSKRIDLLGQVVAHTALGKLGAPQRVIMSEGGLQFETPQPFQPGTVLSVKMVLMPQASGMMLRARVTHCDTLAIGDFDVGAEWIDLTDAQRQLLARHILQRQAAQRRLAREQADPDTKPT; the protein is encoded by the coding sequence ATGCCGACACTAGATGAAGAAGAACGCCGCGAATACTACCGTATCGAGGACAGCGTCGCACTGGAAATTAACCGCATCGCCGGGCCTGGCACGGGAGAGGAACCTGGCCATCACGACACGTCCACGCTCTTCGATCTGCTGAGCGAATTGCACGTCGCCGAGTTTGAATCCCAGCACCTGCTGCGCCAGCTGGATGATCGAGACCGCACTACCAACAGCTTCCTTCGAGCGATGAGCAAGCGCATCGATCTGCTCGGCCAAGTGGTGGCGCACACCGCACTGGGCAAGCTGGGCGCGCCGCAGCGCGTGATCATGTCCGAGGGTGGCCTGCAATTCGAAACCCCTCAACCCTTCCAGCCCGGCACCGTGTTGTCGGTGAAAATGGTACTGATGCCCCAGGCGTCGGGGATGATGCTGCGGGCCCGGGTGACACATTGCGATACGTTGGCCATCGGCGATTTTGACGTCGGCGCGGAGTGGATCGACCTCACTGACGCCCAGCGCCAATTGCTCGCCCGACACATCCTGCAACGACAAGCCGCGCAGCGACGGCTGGCCCGTGAGCAGGCAGACCCCGACACCAAGCCTACCTGA
- a CDS encoding glycerophosphodiester phosphodiesterase, producing the protein MTIIYGHRGAKGEAPENTLTSFQECLKHGVKRCELDLHLSRDGELMVIHDPTLKRTTDRRGKVVEHDAADLMTYDARKGGPGWVQPCPIPRLEELFEKCAFDHWQLEVKSASRTRAATTVLAIREMAQRHGLLDKVTITSSSREVLRAALELTPDISRGLVAEYAWLDPLKVAQGYGCEILALNWTLCTPERLKKAQNQGLHVSVWTVNEPALMRRLADFGVDSLITDFPGLASATLGKY; encoded by the coding sequence GTGACCATTATTTACGGCCACCGCGGCGCCAAGGGCGAAGCACCGGAAAACACCCTGACCAGCTTTCAGGAATGCCTCAAACACGGCGTCAAACGCTGCGAACTGGATCTGCACCTGTCCCGCGATGGCGAGCTGATGGTGATCCATGACCCGACCCTCAAGCGCACCACCGACCGCCGCGGCAAGGTCGTCGAGCACGACGCCGCCGATCTCATGACCTACGACGCGCGCAAGGGCGGACCCGGCTGGGTGCAGCCCTGCCCCATTCCCCGCCTGGAAGAACTGTTCGAGAAATGCGCCTTCGATCACTGGCAGCTTGAGGTCAAAAGCGCGTCACGCACCCGCGCGGCAACCACCGTGCTGGCCATTCGTGAAATGGCTCAGCGCCACGGACTGCTGGATAAAGTGACAATCACGTCGAGTTCCCGGGAAGTACTGCGCGCGGCGCTGGAGCTGACACCGGATATTTCGCGCGGGCTGGTGGCGGAATACGCCTGGCTTGACCCGCTGAAAGTGGCTCAAGGGTATGGCTGCGAGATCCTCGCGCTGAACTGGACGCTGTGCACGCCCGAGCGCTTGAAGAAAGCCCAGAACCAAGGGCTGCATGTGTCGGTGTGGACAGTCAACGAGCCCGCGCTCATGCGCAGACTCGCCGACTTCGGCGTTGACAGCCTGATTACAGACTTTCCCGGTTTGGCCAGCGCCACCCTTGGGAAGTACTGA
- a CDS encoding lipoprotein-releasing ABC transporter permease subunit — protein sequence MFRPLFVFIGTRYTRAKRRNHFVSFISLTSMIGLALGVVVMIVVLSVMNGFDHEMRTRVLGMVPHATIESGEPINDWQALASRVKQNKQVEAVAPFTQMQGLLTNNGNVQKILLNAIDPAQERKVSIIDGFMKQGSLDDLVAGGFGVVIGDKAATKLGVGMGDKVTFVSPEVTVTPAGMFPRMKRFTVVGIFHVGAGELDGYLGVTNLQDLARLHRWKPDQVQGLRLKFTDLFKAPRTAYDIAQNLGEHQYYSRDWTRTHGNLYQAIGMEKSIIGLLLLLIVAVAAFNIISTLVMVVNDKRGDIAILRTLGATPGQIMAIFMVQGTVIGVVGTLIGAGVGILAALNVSSAISALEGLIGHKFLNADVYFIDYLPSQLMAQDVLLVCGAALVLSFLATLYPAWRAARTQPAEALRYE from the coding sequence ATGTTCAGACCTCTTTTTGTATTCATCGGCACGCGCTACACCCGTGCAAAGCGCCGTAATCACTTTGTCTCCTTCATTTCCCTGACGTCGATGATCGGCCTCGCCCTGGGCGTGGTCGTGATGATCGTCGTGCTCTCGGTCATGAACGGCTTCGACCACGAGATGCGCACCCGCGTGCTGGGCATGGTGCCCCACGCTACCATCGAGTCCGGCGAGCCGATCAATGACTGGCAGGCCCTGGCCTCCCGGGTCAAACAGAACAAACAGGTCGAGGCCGTTGCGCCGTTCACTCAGATGCAAGGCCTGCTGACCAACAACGGCAATGTGCAGAAGATCCTGCTCAATGCCATCGACCCGGCGCAGGAGCGCAAGGTGTCGATCATCGACGGTTTCATGAAGCAGGGCAGCCTTGACGACCTGGTCGCGGGCGGCTTTGGCGTGGTGATCGGCGACAAGGCCGCGACCAAGCTCGGTGTCGGCATGGGCGACAAAGTCACGTTCGTGTCCCCCGAAGTCACCGTGACCCCTGCCGGCATGTTCCCGCGCATGAAGCGCTTTACCGTGGTCGGCATCTTTCATGTCGGCGCCGGCGAGCTGGACGGCTACCTGGGCGTCACCAATCTGCAGGACCTGGCGCGGCTGCACCGCTGGAAGCCGGATCAGGTGCAGGGCTTGCGCCTGAAATTCACCGATCTGTTCAAGGCGCCGCGCACGGCATACGACATCGCCCAGAACCTCGGCGAGCACCAGTATTACTCCCGCGACTGGACCCGCACTCACGGCAACCTGTATCAGGCGATCGGCATGGAGAAATCCATCATCGGCCTGTTGCTGTTGCTGATCGTGGCGGTCGCGGCGTTCAACATCATTTCCACGCTGGTGATGGTGGTCAACGACAAGCGCGGTGATATCGCCATTCTGCGTACCCTGGGCGCGACCCCGGGCCAGATCATGGCGATCTTCATGGTCCAGGGCACGGTCATCGGTGTGGTCGGGACGTTGATCGGCGCCGGTGTCGGCATTCTTGCGGCACTCAACGTCAGTTCGGCGATTTCGGCGCTGGAAGGTCTGATCGGTCACAAGTTTCTCAACGCGGATGTCTACTTCATCGACTATCTGCCTTCGCAATTGATGGCCCAGGACGTGCTGCTCGTATGCGGCGCGGCGCTGGTCCTGAGTTTTCTCGCCACCCTGTATCCAGCCTGGCGTGCTGCGCGCACCCAGCCGGCGGAGGCGCTACGTTATGAGTGA
- the lolD gene encoding lipoprotein-releasing ABC transporter ATP-binding protein LolD, with protein sequence MSDKAVLSCRNLGKSYEEGPESVVVLSGLQLELHPGERVAIVGSSGSGKSTLLNLLGGLDTPTEGSVWLAGEELSALNEKARGLLRNRALGFVYQFHHLLPEFTALENVCMPLLIGKTPIPEARQRATALLERVGLKHRLAHKPSELSGGERQRVAIARALVNQPGLVMLDEPTGNLDSHTAQGIQDLMLELSTLSRTAFLVVTHDMTLARQMDRVWRLEEGRLVEA encoded by the coding sequence ATGAGTGATAAAGCTGTACTGAGCTGCCGCAACCTGGGCAAATCCTACGAGGAAGGTCCGGAATCCGTGGTCGTCCTGTCGGGCCTGCAACTGGAGCTGCACCCGGGCGAACGCGTAGCGATCGTCGGCAGCTCGGGCTCGGGCAAAAGTACCTTGCTCAACCTGCTTGGCGGCCTCGACACGCCCACTGAAGGCAGTGTCTGGCTGGCGGGCGAAGAGCTTTCGGCGCTCAACGAGAAGGCCCGCGGGCTGCTGCGCAACCGTGCCCTTGGCTTCGTCTATCAGTTCCACCACTTGCTGCCCGAGTTCACCGCACTGGAAAACGTCTGCATGCCATTGCTGATCGGCAAGACGCCGATTCCGGAAGCCCGTCAGCGTGCAACCGCGCTGCTGGAGCGGGTAGGGCTCAAGCATCGACTGGCGCACAAGCCGTCGGAGCTGTCCGGCGGCGAACGTCAGCGGGTGGCGATCGCCCGCGCGCTGGTCAACCAGCCGGGTCTGGTCATGCTCGACGAGCCCACCGGCAACCTTGACTCTCACACGGCGCAAGGGATTCAGGACCTGATGCTGGAGCTGAGCACGTTGTCGCGCACCGCCTTTCTGGTGGTGACCCACGACATGACGCTGGCCCGACAGATGGACCGCGTGTGGCGTCTTGAAGAAGGCCGTCTGGTCGAAGCCTGA